The sequence CACACAGATTTTATTATTGTATGTGTGAGGTCTGTGCAGAGGTTtagcactttaaaaatgtatcacagCTTCCAAATATTCCATAATCAACATTATTAAACTATGTTGTAATTTTACTTAGGGCTTGAGATATCCATTATATGTGCAGTGAAACTGATGCTCTTTTCTCTTGCACTGGGCTTGCACAGCTGGTGAACTTAATTGTGTCCTAACTGGTTGGCTAAAACGGGTTCAACTCCATGCTTTGCTCCCCCAAGATGTGTGGCCATGATATGGGACAGTGGACAGGGTTATGGAGAAGACCTCTAGGAGTGCACAGCTTTGTCAAATTCTGAAAATTAGCTACAAATTAGCTACGTCTTAACAAGGGCTGCAGATATTGGATTACAACTGTCGCAGGGATGCTATCCTACAGTTTTCTATGTTACAGGGAGCAAGCCTAATGGctaaaatatgaatttacataataatcataacaagCATAGCAAACGTGATTAATGACACGTTAAGCCAAATGGAAACAAGGCACTGCTTTTTAGCCAGGGAAATAAATATCATCAGACACTCCGTATCTGCCAGGCAGGCTTTGGGTAAATGGCTTGATGTTCCCtttcatttgattaattattaattcaattgattaattgatgaattttgagaggagaggaacaaCGCATGAGAGCATATCACTGAGATAGCATCAGTGAGAGTAATCGAGTGTTAGGAGAGAGAGTGCTCTGGCTCCGGGCGAGGTGTGCTTTGCCAGAGAGCATTAATCCTGAAGTTACAGAAGTGAGATTCATgaagggtggggcagggtggtTATTTTTGGGGGGATAAAAGCAGCAGGAAAGGGACTTCAGCTGCCCAGATCTGATTGTGTTGTACAAAAGCCAGCAGAGCACATGAATGTAGATGAAatgcagtgtacacacacacaggcagtggcAGAATATATCAACATAAGGGGCAAATCAAAAGAGAATACCTTCAGAGAATGCTCTCCACTTGATAACAAAAATCATGAAGAAAGTTACTCCTTGTGAAGAAAACCTGTGCATGTGGACTGGATCTAACATGAGAGGAGGAGCTAATTTAGGCTGCTGGTTTTAGGGACGTGGGGTTAAGGAGGGTgagttaaaaatgcattgacacagacatacacacacgtgtgtgcacacaaacatgcacaaatacacgcatacatacacaacacacacatacaggtatgcgcatacacacatgcacttgcacacacacccataaacaaacatgcacacagatacatacacacacatgcacatacccaCATGCATCTGCACACATTCatataaacaaacatacacatgcatacacacatgcactcacacaaagcagGGGAGGCTCTTTTTTAGTGTGTGATTGAAAAGTCAttaggtttgtttgtttgttgtgtgggAGGTGGATATTTCCTTCCTTAGTAGGAgctttctccccttttccaAGTACCCTGAGACACCCAGAGACAATCAGGGGGTTCAGTGAGGATCGGGAGCCTAACGAGATGCAAGAGGCCCAAACAAGGCATTCTGGTATACTGCCTAAACGTgtcctgggaaaaaaagaacagaaaacttTACAGAAGAGCCAAGtactcacacaaatacactcatgcacacacacattccacacacacacacacacacccttgaaaagaaagtgagagagagcactttTCCCAGAAAGGATACCtcagtgttgtgtttgtgggagagagagaacaagaaagaagtaaagagagagagggaggccaaGTGCACAgaagagataaagaaaaaagggaaaggaaagaaggagggtgagagagaggcagagagaaagagaggaaagccAAGTGCACAGAAGGGAGAAAAGctaaaagggagagagagagagagagagagagagagagggagagagagagaggtccaCACCTCCAAGCCTGCTGTCACAGTTGTCTGCTCAGACTTCTCTTCTCTCTTGCTTTGAAACGAAGTGCTGAGATCCCATTCCCTCAGGACTGGCAGGAAGAAAGCTCAGagtggagaagaggagaggagggaggaggagagagaagagaggagaggccaGACAGAGTCTCCCCAGCTTTTCCGCTCACCTTTAAATCACAGAGCCCGCCACACGCCGCACGCTGCACGCCGCCGTGAAGGAGCTGTGTTATTCTCCGCGGGGGATTTCCTCACGGGAGGAGCAGAGGAACGAGGGAGAGGAACATGAGATGTCTGCGTGCACTGAGTGAGGAGACAGAGACGGAGCTCCTGCTCGCAATGCTCCTTTCCAGCGCTGGCATGAGGGGTTTGTCTGATCCGGGCTCAGGTTCGATTCACAGCAGGACGACAGAGCTCGACACCAGGCTTCTTCACTGATCCCGCCTCGCACCTACCACACCCcccctaacccccaccccccaatccccctTATTCTTCGCACCTGGACACTATGTGGATGTTATTTACAACACTATGGATTGTCAGCGTTCTGAACCTTACTGGCGGGTATGAATTCGAGGAGGACTACTACGAGGCCGTGGAGGAACCAGAGGTAAGAGGGGCGCCACAGATTCCTCTGGCTCTGCCCCGCGGAGCACAGCTGTCCGCTGGTGCCGTGTGCCTGGTATGTGAGCGGGGAGGACAGGCGTAATCCCCCCCCTCCGAAACTCCAGCCAGCATGCTGGCAGGCTGAACTGCGCGCCGCTTTTCCCCCCCCGTTTCGGTCGGTGGCTCTGTTTTCCTGCGCTTCTTGATTATGGAAACGTGGAGGGGGCCTCTCGATGTGGGTGTGTGCCAGCATCTCTTTAACTGCTTCCTCTTGCTTGGCTTCGCTGAGGTGCGGGAGGTTGTAatgtgtttggtggggggggggggggggggggggttctttgaCACCAGTGTTCCTGACCCTGGAGGTGGGGGCGGACCCCCACCACGCTGAGCCTAGCGTGCAACTCTATTTCACATAGGAGGAGCAGAAAGGGGACAGGGTCAGCTCGCTGTGTGCAGAATACTGAGTGGGGATAGATCCTGGGGCCTTTAGTGCTAAAGTGTGCCACACAGTGTGTGCAAACACAAATCTGTTGTGGTGGCTTGCTGCCCTGCcaaacctgcacacacagcattgcCACCAGACCCCAAACTGCAATCCACTGGCCTGACCAGCAACGCAAAGCACCACTGTATTTATAGGGTTTTAACCAGAGGGGCTGTGGAGTGGGGAAGAGCTTATGGAGTCAGGCTGGTGACTGGGGGGAGTTCAGTAGCActcaggggagagagagagaaatctgaGTGGATCATCTGTGGAAGAAAGGAAAAGCTGAGAGGGTGGGTCCCAGAGTATATTACACAGAGTGCATGTTAAACAGAGAGCGTCTCATACAGATTGCATGTACACATAGAGCGTATTACACTGACAGtctgtaacacagagagagttttagctgaaacagacagagagcgtGTTACACAGGAAGTGTGTTACACAGGgtgcatttcacacagacagtgtgccATACAGGAGGTGTGTACACAGAGAGTATGTGAGAGACTGTGTCACACTGACAGTCTGTAACACAGTGTTTTACACAGAAAGTGTGTCACACAAAGAACATGCTACACAGACAGTGTGTCATACAAGAGACATGTACACAGAGTGTGTTGCACTTACAGTCTGTAACAAAGAGACTATGTTGGCAGAaagagtgtgagacagagagcgTGTTACACAGAAactgtgtcagacagagagacgcTGCGTGACCTTGTTTAACCTGAGGCACACTCCATGACCTCGTGCCCCCTGATCTGAGCCGGGCCTCGTACCGCCAGACAGGCGGCTCTGGTTACACATGCTCACCATCATCATGTGTCACTGCCATCGGCAGCGTAGGGAACGTCAGAGCAAACCCTCGCCTCCTGCAGTCAGCTGAGTCAATGAGACAGCTTTACTGTTactaatatacacacacttacagacatAGAGACATATATATAcaggtacacacaaacatttacatgtacacagacatacacacacccacacacacacacgcatacacatatacaaacgTACAGCTGTGGTCATGTAAACAGCTCAGTAACAGCACTCTGAGTTCCCCTCTTGGTCATTAGCTGCAATTAGCTGCCAGGCAGAGATGTTGTCTGTGCAGAGCAGCATCCAGTCCTAAATGGTTCCACAGAGACCCCCTGCATGGCGCCGTAATAGATCAATAGCTCACTTGGGGTGGGGAGGTGATACACCATAGCCCCACCTACAGAACCCAGCAGCTAAGATGGACTTCCTCACTCCTGGAATCATTGCCAACCCTGTGCCTGCCTTTCCCAATGCTCAGCGCTCGGCTGGTTACGCCTACTCAGTGCTCGGCTGGTTACCCCTTTGTAGCTCCTGGAGCTGAACTCAGATAGTCAAGACTGATGGAGCTGGCATCTGACTGCAGACAGGAATTTGGCCTCTCTTGACAGTCTTACTCATGCCTGGAGGTGTATAGTTTAAGGTTTATGATTTTGAAAAgataaacaataaatgaatgtgtttcttAACTGTCAACTGGTTGTCAATTGGTTATTTACTCTGATTGGTTGATATGGGGCCAAGaccaattaaataaataatgcaacttAATTATTTGACACCCCAGTACTAAATTTGgcagatattaaaaataaacttttattttttagtagCATTAACACACCTCtgtctgaacatttttattcacagtGAGCTAAACAGATAGCTGCAAAGGGGTGTGGAATTCAGATcagctttcatttaaaaactcaGTCAAACCTGGTTGAAGGTGTCCACCCAGAACTAAGCCAGCACACACAGTGATCCACCAGGACCAGGGCTGAAGACCAGTGACTTGAGCAAGATTTAGGAGGGTCTATTCGATAGGCCTTACCACAGCCTGAAATTTTAGGGAACTTAGCTTATAACCAGGAGGTTGAAGGTTTGAATCTATGCCATGAGTAACTAAGCCAGGTTGCAGCAGGCCTGCTCCTGGTCAATGACTGGCAGTGGTGAAACTGATCTCTCAGCTCATCTTTTCATACTCTGACCGACACAGGGTGACTTTGTCTGACTTTTGAAAATTTCCCCCCCGATGTCTTGTGCTTGTTTGAAACGTGCTCAGTCCAGTGTTGGTCATGGACGGTGCGGATTCTCTGACCGCgaggctgtgtctctgtgtcgcCCCCCAGCTGGGCGGAGTGGGACAGAGCAGGCTGGAGGCGGTGTCCAGTGTGGACGAGCTCTTGGAGCTGATGTACCCACAGTACGGCCTGATGCAGCATTGCTTGAGGAGGAAAGCGCTGAGCACACCCTACCCCGCCCGCCCCAGCGACGACCTCTGGAGGAGCCCCCGAGGGGCAGCACTCTACAAGACTGATGGTGCCTTCGAAGGTAAGTCTAATATGCCCCACcttaattaattacttaattaattatcttgcagatgcttttatccagagtatCTTGCAAGGCTGGTGTGGCTTGTTTACATAAACACTTATCACAGGAGTGACGGCATCAACAGTAACACAGATACTGAACAGCCACATTTGCAACAGTCACAAAGCAGGAAAACAGTGTTGAAATAAAGGCCAAGCATAGCTAAAGCACAACATCTAATAACCACCCTCACTGTAagattattatatttacatcaTGCCAAGCAATGATCCATGACAGCAATGTTACCTTAAATCTGAGTTCACACAGTGCCAATCAATGATCCACAGAATCAACATTATCCTTAAATCAGTTTATGCAGTGCTAATCAATCAGAGAAACCTTCCATTGATCTCAGTGGCTGCTGAGTAAGAACCTCAATGTCTCATTACTCACAGTACAGGGCTTAGAatgggagaaaagagagaaaggcatgAGCAGAGTTTAATCTGCTCGGCTGTAGAGCTCTTTACACCCATTGGGGTTTCGGTTCTGTGCACTGTGACCCACTGgtgttttgtcagtgtgatTGAGGTGGGCGAAAAGCATCTTATTTCCCTCCTTAGACACACATTCTAATTTTActaaatattgcaatattgtcTAGTGCACATGcagatattttgaaaatattatttattctgtATCTGACATGTTATGTTATCATACAATATGGCGTAGGTCATCAAGGTGTATTCACTCATCAATTGCACCATGGGCTTAAAAACTTCAGGACCCCCTGTATTCTAGTCCAAAGGTTAAAGGTTATACCCTTACTAGCTTGCAACAGACATTTACCTGGAGCAAATATATGCACTTCATTCCCACAACACAAAGATTCACAATTAGAGTGAATCAGCTGAAACCTAAATacaatatatactatatatgtattatgtatatatatatatatatatatatatatatatatatatataaaattccATGAGCATAGACATCACCATAGGAGCATTCATAAGGCTATTATCGCATATGAGAAAACTCCATGACATGATAAAAATCTTGTTCTAGCCTGATTACTGCAAAGCCATCTCAGAGTGTTAGTCTGGGGAGTTTGGACTTGATTCTGCTCTTCAGTGAAAACACTCTGTCCATAATGAGGACGATTAAAAAGGGAGGGGTCTGGGTTGCATTTCTGGATCACATATTTCCTTTTGTCTGGTTTCCCTGACCGCGGTCGATTGCGTGTAAAAACCCTCAAAAAACAAGTTGGATAAATAAACTCAAGACTCAGGCATCATGGTAAACCAACTTAAAAGGCCAAACGGCTATACTGGCTAAACAGCGCTGGAGCCAGCTTCCAGTCCTTTCTGGCAAATGTCACAGGAAGGCACTCCAAACAACAAATTAACTGTCTCCAGTTAACAGAAACGGCACCAAACAATTGGCTTCTGAAGGTCACACTACGTGGGTGTGTTGCCCTTATTGTGGCGCGTCACTGGGAGAGATaagacagaaatgaacacagttTATGGGGCAAAAGCAGTAAACATTATAAGGTCACTCTGTGTGGGTGCCCCGCCACTCAGACCCTTCGCTGAATGTTTCGTTAAATCTGAAGGTTAAGTCTGACAACATCCCTTTGTTCCCCTGAGATCCATGATGCATGACTGTTTCAAAGCCAAGAGATATGAAACCATGAGAATCTCCTGGACGCATCCTTCCATCACAGAACCTGAAAACACCTGTAGTTGGCAATGCTAAGGGTCAGTTGTAAATATGGGGATCAGAGAACCATGGCATCAAAGCCTACGCGCTTTGCAAGTAAAAcatcaattttatttattttttatatatagtgCTGATGTGCCATCAGTAGCACTTGCCATTGTCTTAGCATCATATTTTGTAACAGTTCTGATAGCTGATTGGTTGGCCCCTGTGAGGACCTCCACTGAGGCTACTCTCTCTCCATTTGTCAGCCTATGGAGCCTTCAGCTTCATGGTCATGGACACgtgattttaaattttaactgCCACCTCGCAAGCCACAGGCACACTTATGTAAGTGGCAATGATACGTAACACTCAGGTACCGCAGATGACAAAGGTAAACCAATGGGAAACTGTGTGGTCACACCACAGCTGGGAGGCTTAGTGAAAATCCAAAAGCATCCTTTCATCACTGCTCAGGTACATATACAATTGGGTATAATCCATCAGCTCTGTCCCATGTATGGAGTTATTGGGTTTTAAACTTTGCTTGTACCACCCCCACCATGTCCCACACAGCCATTTCTTTTACAaatctatccatttatacagctggatatttatttaggttaagtaccttgcacaagggtacagcagcagtgtcacagtggggattgaaccggcaaccttttggttataagtcctgctctttaaccactatgctacactgccgccccattcTGCCGCCCCCACAGCCATTATGGAGGAGATCCAGCGCACCATGTGCCGTCCCAGGGAGGTGTGTTTGGAGGTGTCTAAGGAGTTCCCCGAAAGCACCAGTCACTTCTACCTGCcccgctgtgtctctgtgcaccGCTGCGGGGGCTGCTGTAGTCATGAGGCTCTCTACTGCACCAACACCAGCTACAGCCTGGTCAACAAGACTGTGagtaacatacacacacataaacacacacacacacacacacacacacacacaatactgcaTCAACACCAGCCAGACACTGGTCAACAAGACTGTGagtggacacacagacagatagacagacagacagacagacacacacagacagacacacacactcatacacacagtacTACACCAACACCAGCAGGATGGTGGTCAATaagactgtgacacacacacacacacacacacacacacacacacacacactgtaactcaAATCTCCAGATTTGCCCTGGGATATGAACCAGAATTTCCGGAAAACATCTAAATTAAAATGCCATAACTGATCCCTGAAAAGAGATGAAATTATACACTACTTCcataccattacattttttaaattagctttttttcttttctaatatTTCAAGTCTGCTCTACAGCAATattatttgataaaaaaatgaatataggGCTAACGTCTGCTTTTTAGATTTTAATACTTCAATGATAATAGTTACCATATTTCTCTACCATATTTCTCTgacaatctttttttatttaaattttaaaaacgtcttcaaatgtcaaaatgtttaatggttgaatttatttatttatttccagcatttatgtgtgttcaatttaatttgaatgaaaactatttttcacttttttcaaatgtcatgtCATTGAAAAGAACCAGATAAGTGAATCTTTCGGAAGCTTGGTGGAAGTGGCACCGATTTAAGGCTGAATAATGTCAGGCTCTGCTGAGCTATTGAACTAGGTCCTGAACCAAGCGATAACTTTTGACTCATGCTTCATTTTGGTCAGCTGGTGCAGCTGTCTCAGCCGCAAATGGAGCGCACTGTTATCATGGCAACCTTTGTGAACCACACCGCCTGTGAGTGCCAGCAGAAGAGACCCCTGCATTCTGTCATCAGGAGGGCGGCCGCTGCCCACCACACCCTGTGAGTGACAAATCGCGTCTCGTCAGGAGACGACATGCTGACAAATGCCTGGTGTAGTAATCAGAACTGCATGTGTGCCCTTTTCAATTGTTAGCATGAATAGTACTGGTGGgcatcagtgtggtgtagtggtgaagTGGAGGGCTCGTAACCTggatgttgctggtttgattcccagcttgggcactgctgttgtgcctttgggAAAGGTACTCAATCCAGATTtacctgagtaaatatccaatataaatatcc comes from Megalops cyprinoides isolate fMegCyp1 chromosome 3, fMegCyp1.pri, whole genome shotgun sequence and encodes:
- the LOC118775204 gene encoding vascular endothelial growth factor C-like; its protein translation is MWMLFTTLWIVSVLNLTGGYEFEEDYYEAVEEPELGGVGQSRLEAVSSVDELLELMYPQYGLMQHCLRRKALSTPYPARPSDDLWRSPRGAALYKTDGAFEAIMEEIQRTMCRPREVCLEVSKEFPESTSHFYLPRCVSVHRCGGCCSHEALYCTNTSYSLVNKTLVQLSQPQMERTVIMATFVNHTACECQQKRPLHSVIRRAAAAHHTLCPSPDEPCEEGFLWDPAGCQCVPVDVGPLSAAELDAVDAALLALCGPNKVLDEERCECVCQNGLTEASCGPGWRLDVASCSCVCEGQPVPGACPPNQRWDPELCGCVCRASCPRSQPLNPETCLCQCRESPQSCLLQAKKFNPQTCSCYRLPCRTPHRKCPPGFYYSLSVCHCIPNYMRSGEWN